The genomic stretch GGTAAGTACGTTCCACACTTTAAGCCGGGCAAAGAACTGCGCGATCGCGCCAATATTTACGGCAACTGAGTTTAGCCAGCCGGTTAAACTGGGTTCGAAAGAAAGCACCTGCGGGTGCTTTTTTTGTGTCTGTCGCTTTCATTCTGAAGATGCCCCGCATTTTCCATTTCGTTTTCTGCAAACCGATAAAAACAGCACAGTGCGCGCAGTAAAACGCACTCTTCCCATCTGACATTCCTTCTGCCTGATTACATACTGCCCCTCTGAAACAGGGAGGTAGCAATGGGAATTCCCGCGCTTAGCATCTGCGCCATTCTGGCGATAGCCCCGTTACTCTGGTTACCTGTACTGCCATCACGTCATACCGTGTGGATAATGATTGTTGGCGGGATCGTGCTGGCCGCACGGCGAAACGTACGACTGAAGTATGCGGGTATCACGCTGTTATTTTGCGTGTGGGGTATTCTGGCTGCGAAGGAGAGCGTCTGGCCGATGCAGCATTTAACCACGGGGGCCGTGCAGGCTGAGGTAGCAATTACCGCCACAGATGGCGCAACGCAGCATCAGGGAAACATTCTCCGCGTCGATGGCCAGCGCTGGTGGGCCTCTACCGGCGTAACGCTGTATGGCAATTATCTGCCACAGAAAGCGTGTGCCGGTCAGCGCTGGAGCATGACGCTCAGGCTCAGGCCTGCTCATGGCGAACTGAACGACGGCGGCTATGATTCCCAGCGCAGCGCTTTATCTCGGCACCAAACGCTGAGCGGGCGCTTCACCCGTGCGGAACTCGTCGATGGGCGCTGCAGCCTTCGATCGCAATATCTCATGTCACTGCAAAACCGCCTTTCTGCTTACCGCTGGGGGGCTGTTATCCTCGGACTGGGAATGGGTGAACGTCTGGATGTGCCCCGGGAAATACAAGACCTGATGCGTGAAACCGGGACGCTGCATCTGATGGCGATTTCGGGTCTGCATATCGCGCTGGCGGCATCCCTCGCCTGGTTACTCGCACGTGGGCTTCAGTTTTTATTACCCAGCCACCGTATCCACTGGCAAATGCCTCTCCTGGCCGGGTTATGCTTTGCCGCTTTCTACGCCTGGCTTACCGGTCTGCAACCTCCTGCGCTACGCACGGTCATCGCGCTTGCTGTGCTTGCAATGTTGCGGATCGCTGCCAGGCAATGGTCTCCATGGCAGGTATGGGGGGGCTGTATCGCAGCGATCCTGATAAGCGATCCCTTAGCCATACTCTCGCAGAGTCTGCTCTTGTCTGCATTTGCCGTCGCCGCACTGATTTTCTGGTTTCAGTGGCTGCCTCTTCCTCGCTGGCGCCGGGCACGACGTATACGGCCGCTGCTGAACCTGATCTATCTGCAGGTGGGCATGCTGATGCTGCTGATGCCACTACAGGTTCTGATTTTCCATGGCTTCAGCATCTCCTCCCTGGTCGCGAATCTCTTTGCCGTTCCCCTGGTGACGTTTGTCTCCGTGCCGCTGATCCTGCTCGGCATGCTGCTTCATCTCCTGCCGCTGGCGGCACCTGAAAGCGTCGTCTGGTTCGCAGCCGATAAGTCACTTGCGGGATTGTTCTGGCTCCTCATGCGCTTGCCTGATGGCTGGCAAAATGTCGACCAACGCTGGCAGTACATGACATTACTGCCCTGGCTTATCATCATTGGCTGGCGCTTTCGTGCCTGGAAAACCCTTCCTGCCGTTTGTCTTGCAGGGAGTGTTTTACTCACATTTCCTCTCTGGAGAACGGAAAAAAACGAGAGCTGGACGCTGCATATGCTGGATGTAGGGCAGGGGCTGGCGATGGTCGTTGAACGGCAGGGAAAAGCCATTCTCTATGATACCGGGCTTGCCTGGCCGGGCGGGGATAGCGCGCAGCGGTTAATTATCCCGTGGCTTCGCTGGCATCACCTGCGGCCTGAAGGCGTTATTCTCAGTCATGAACACCTCGACCATGCGGGAGG from Enterobacter dykesii encodes the following:
- a CDS encoding ComEC family protein; translated protein: MGIPALSICAILAIAPLLWLPVLPSRHTVWIMIVGGIVLAARRNVRLKYAGITLLFCVWGILAAKESVWPMQHLTTGAVQAEVAITATDGATQHQGNILRVDGQRWWASTGVTLYGNYLPQKACAGQRWSMTLRLRPAHGELNDGGYDSQRSALSRHQTLSGRFTRAELVDGRCSLRSQYLMSLQNRLSAYRWGAVILGLGMGERLDVPREIQDLMRETGTLHLMAISGLHIALAASLAWLLARGLQFLLPSHRIHWQMPLLAGLCFAAFYAWLTGLQPPALRTVIALAVLAMLRIAARQWSPWQVWGGCIAAILISDPLAILSQSLLLSAFAVAALIFWFQWLPLPRWRRARRIRPLLNLIYLQVGMLMLLMPLQVLIFHGFSISSLVANLFAVPLVTFVSVPLILLGMLLHLLPLAAPESVVWFAADKSLAGLFWLLMRLPDGWQNVDQRWQYMTLLPWLIIIGWRFRAWKTLPAVCLAGSVLLTFPLWRTEKNESWTLHMLDVGQGLAMVVERQGKAILYDTGLAWPGGDSAQRLIIPWLRWHHLRPEGVILSHEHLDHAGGLASLQKAWPDVWVRSPLRLAGHHPCFRGQRWKWQGLSFTVHWPPENYPAQGNNHSCVVKVDDGEQSVLLTGDIEAQAEQAMLSHYWRYLTSTLIQVPHHGSNTSSSLPLVQRVEGQIALDSAARYNVWRFPSAKVVRRYRKEGYIWHDTPHSGQISVTFSQHYWQIRRLREQFLPVWYHQWFGEPVDNG